The Alteribacter populi genomic sequence AGCAATGTTTAATTCGCGGATGTACGAGTGTATTTCCCCTTCGTACCAGTTCAACACGCTGTAATCGTCGTATTTGTGCATGTAATCGTCGTAAAGGATTTTTTCGCTGTCGTCTAAATTGCGCCCTTCGCGATAAGCTTCGTAAATTACCGATTTAACCTGCTTCGTGTCATCGTACAAGTCTTTCGAAACTTCCTCGCGGAACAATTCCTCTTCCTCCGCCTGACGCGCTTCTTTCTCTTCGTCCGACAACGGCTCTAAGTCGCCCGACTGTGTCGACGCGCAACCGACTAATAGTAGTGCCGATATAGCAAAAATAAATATTTTCATCGTAATCGCCCCTTTTTCTAAATATTACCGCATATTCTATGTATAGGCAATAGGGCACGCAATTATGCGCACCTTTTCGCCTGTATCGTTAATTACGTTTATCTTCCGCTTTGGTTTCGAGGAAATATTTTATCCCCGCCACTGTTCCAACGCCAAGCAACGCGTACTGTAGTCCGACCATCAACGCATCCGGTGAAACTCCGCCCGCTTCCCAAAACGCGAACGGCACGGCTAGAACGATCGCCACTACCGGTATTAACGCGTTAGATACTGCGCCTGCTTGCCGGATAGCATATAGTACGACCGCTAAACCTACGTACGGCGCGAACTCTGCTGCGAAATCCATCTACATCACCTCCGCTAATTTTGCGCGTGTCTTAGGTCCGTACACGCCATCCGTAGTCAAGCCGTGAACCGATTGGAATCGACGTACGGCGTCCGCTGTCTTAGGTCCGTACACTCCGTCTACTCCGTTATTTCTCGCACCTTTTTCCGGGTAGAAATGAACGGAAGCTAATGACTCCTGTACGGCGCGCACATTAGCACCGCTTGGGTACGGTCGGTTCGCGCGTAAGACAACGTTCGGTAAACTCGGCTTTGGCTTCGGGTTTGCTTTAGCTAACTCGCCGTACGTTTGCGGACCTACTATTCCGTCCACTCCGATTCCGCGCGCCTTTTGAAACGCCTTGACGCCTGCTTCCGTTTTAGGACCGAATATACCATCCGCGGTACCTACGTTGAATCCTAGCGTGTTTAACCGTTGTTGCACGTATCGAACGTCTGCTCCGCGAGATCCCCGCCGGACGGTTGCGCGAGATGATGGCGTAGGCTTTTTCGGCTTTGCCGGTGCCGGCGTGGCTACCTCGTCCTTTACTCCCGTTTTAGGCGCAGGTTTAACGGATTTATACGGCTGTCCGAAGTAACGACACACCGCTCGGCACGCAGCTTCCGCACACTTGCGTCGGTAATCATCATCGAGTAACAACGCTAAGTCCTCAGCGTTGGACATAAATCCGTGCTCCATTAGCACCGCCGGCATATTCGTTTCGCGGACAACGTGGAAATTCGTCCATGCGCCCGGCTTTGACGCTTGATTATTGCGGCGGTTGTCCCCGCGTACCTTCGCGACCTCATCGTGCCAAATATCCGCTAGCTTCTTACCGTTTTTTGACGTGTGCCAATAGAATCCCCAGTGACCGCGCGCACCTTTGTTACTGGTATAGTCCGCGTGAAACGAGAGGAATAAATCCGCCTTCTTCCCGTTTGCTTCGTTCGTACGCGTACGGAGGGCAACGTCATTCCCGTCCAAGGGCTGCGTCAATAAAACGTCGAACCCGTTCGCCTCGAAGAGCGGTTTTGCATATCCGACAACTGCCGAGTTAAACGAAAACTCCGGCATCTTCGGTACACCCTTCGAAGGCGGGTACGTGTTCTTTCCGTGACCTGCGTCCAGTGCGATTAATTTCGTCATATTATCGTCCCCCTATAAAAGAATCGACAGTAACGCGGTACT encodes the following:
- a CDS encoding peptidoglycan-binding protein, which translates into the protein MTKLIALDAGHGKNTYPPSKGVPKMPEFSFNSAVVGYAKPLFEANGFDVLLTQPLDGNDVALRTRTNEANGKKADLFLSFHADYTSNKGARGHWGFYWHTSKNGKKLADIWHDEVAKVRGDNRRNNQASKPGAWTNFHVVRETNMPAVLMEHGFMSNAEDLALLLDDDYRRKCAEAACRAVCRYFGQPYKSVKPAPKTGVKDEVATPAPAKPKKPTPSSRATVRRGSRGADVRYVQQRLNTLGFNVGTADGIFGPKTEAGVKAFQKARGIGVDGIVGPQTYGELAKANPKPKPSLPNVVLRANRPYPSGANVRAVQESLASVHFYPEKGARNNGVDGVYGPKTADAVRRFQSVHGLTTDGVYGPKTRAKLAEVM